One Oncorhynchus kisutch isolate 150728-3 linkage group LG13, Okis_V2, whole genome shotgun sequence DNA window includes the following coding sequences:
- the LOC109902214 gene encoding inactive serine protease 35-like translates to MVPIRLCLLLSVTLLAVVVAVEAHEATGGDDEYTWPQWKVPLVRNRRTVALSSPGFTAKPQGELNGTCGIECQRRLPEPSLADLEEFLSYETVYENGTRTLTSVSVQGLNEVNTWPAGNSSSSSKSRRRREVYGTDTRFSIADKQFSTKYPFSTSVKISTGCSGVLLSPKHVLTAAHCIHDGQDYVSGAQKLRVGVLKEKSRRGKGGKGKRGQGKGKRRKEEDKEEKEKEEKDGGNERKGRKGKDRKSRSRRSVEVEKPSFRWTRVKQTQVPKGWFKGGASDGVAADYDYAVLELKKAQKVKHMDLGVIPSVKKLPAGRIHFSGFDDDRPGNLVYRFCSVSEESKDLLYQYCDAKPGSSGSGVYIRLKEPGKKKWKRKIIGVFSGHQWVDVNGNGAQQDYNVAVRITPLKYAQICYWVHGDSSECRDA, encoded by the coding sequence ATGGTCCCCATACGCCTGTGTCTCTTGCTCTCAGTGACGTTGCTGGCCGTGGTGGTGGCTGTGGAAGCCCATGAGGCCACAGGAGGAGATGATGAGTATACCTGGCCACAGTGGAAGGTGCCACTGGTGAGGAACAGGAGGACGGTGGCCCTTAGCAGCCCCGGCTTCACAGCCAAACCTCAGGGAGAGCTGAATGGAACCTGTGGGATTGAGTGCCAGCGTCGCCTCCCCGAACCCTCTCTGGCTGACCTGGAGGAGTTCCTGTCCTATGAGACGGTGTACGAGAACGGAACGCGCACCCTGACCTCTGTGTCTGTGCAGGGCCTCAACGAGGTCAACACTTGGCCTGCTGggaactcctcctcttcctccaagtCACGCCGCAGACGGGAGGTCTACGGCACAGACACCCGCTTCAGCATCGCTGACAAGCAGTTCTCCACTAAGTACCCCTTCTCCACCTCCGTCAAGATCTCCACGGGCTGCTCTGGTGTCCTGTTATCCCCCAAACATGTCCTAACGGCCGCCCACTGCATCCACGACGGACAGGACTACGTGAGCGGAGCGCAGAAGCTACGCGTGGGCGTCCTCAAGGAGAAATCCCGGCGtgggaaaggagggaaggggaagagaggacagggtaaAGGCAAGAGGAGGAAAGAAGAAGACAaggaagaaaaagagaaagaagagaaagatggagggaatgagaggaaaggaaggaaagggaaagacagaaagagcCGCAGTCGTCGCAGCGTAGAGGTCGAGAAGCCATCCTTCCGGTGGACCAGAGTGAAGCAGACCCAGGTCCCTAAAGGCTGGTTCAAAGGCGGGGCATCGGACGGTGTGGCGGCTGACTACGACTATGCCGTGCTGGAGCTGAAGAAGGCCCAGAAGGTCAAGCACATGGACCTGGGCGTCATCCCTTCGGTCAAGAAGCTGCCCGCCGGCAGAATCCACTTCTCAGGCTTTGACGACGACCGGCCCGGCAACTTGGTGTATCGCTTCTGCTCGGTGTCGGAGGAGTCCAAAGACCTGCTGTATCAGTACTGTGATGCCAAGCCCGGCTCCAGCGGCTCCGGGGTCTACATCCGCCTCAAAGAGCCCGGCAAGAAGAAATGGAAGAGGAAGATCATCGGGGTGTTCTCGGGCCACCAGTGGGTGGATGTCAACGGCAATGGGGCGCAGCAGGATTACAATGTGGCGGTGAGGATTACGCCCCTCAAGTATGCCCAGATCTGTTACTGGGTCCATGGGGACTCCAGCGAGTGCCGGGACGCCTGA